The Herbiconiux sp. A18JL235 region CGCAGCCCATCCTCGGCATCCCGCTGCCGGTGTGGGTCTTCGCGATCGTCGTGCTGATCGCCCACATCGTGGTGACCCGGACGCCGTTCGGACGGCAGCTGCTCGCGACGGGAGAGGACCGCGCCGCCGCCGAGCGGGCGGGGATACCGGTGCGCCGGATCCTCTTCACCGTCTACGTCATCGCCGGCGGGCTCACCGGTCTCGCCAGCTTCGTCGCGATGACGCAGCTGCGCACCGCGGCGCCGGGCTTCGGCTCGGGCGACGAGTTCGACGCCATCGCCGCGGCGGTGCTCGGCGGCACGAGCCTGTTCGGTGGTCGCGGCTCGGTGTTCCCGGGCACGGTGGTGGGGGCACTGCTCATCCAGCTCATCCAGACCGGGCTGCAGTTCCTGCAGGTCGACCTCTATGTCACGCCGATGATCCAGGCCGGCATCATCCTGCTCGCCGTGTTCGTCGACGCGCTGCGCACCGGCAGGCTGGAGAAGCTCACGCGCCGCGTGGTGATGTCGGAGCGCACCGAGGAGCTCACCCCGTGAACACCGACCTCGCGCCCCTCGATCCGCCCGCCGACGGCCTCGTCGTCGCGTTCTACGGCGACGACTTCACCGGGTCGACCGATGTCATGGAGACCCTCGAGGATGCAGGGCTGCCCACCCTGCTCTTCCTCGAGCCGCCCACTCCGGAGCAGCTCGCCGCGCACCCGGAGGCCAGGGCCGTCGGCGTGGCGGGTGTCAGCCGCACCATGACCCCGGCGCAGATGCACGAGGAGCTGCCACCGGCGTTCCGTGCCCTCGCCGCGCTCGGCGCCCCGCTCGTGCACTACAAGATCTGCTCGACCTTCGACTCCTCGCCCACGGTCGGCAGCATCGGGCGCGCCACCGAACTGCTGCGCGCCGAGCTCGGCGACGGCCCGACACCGCTCGTCGTCGGGGTGCCGCAGCTCGGCCGCTACACCGCCTTCGGCACCCTGTTCGCCCGCTACGGCAGCGAGGTGTACCGGTTGGATCGGCACCCCACCATGACCGTGCATCCGATGACTCCCATGCACGAGGCCGACCTCCGCGAGCACCTGCGCCCGCAGACCGCGCTGCCCGTGGCGCTCGTCGACCTGCGCGAGCTCGACGGCGACGACGACACCGTCGGGCGAAGCGTCGCCTCGCGACTCGCCGAGGCCGAGGGGCTCGTGCTGCTCGACGTCGACGACCTCGGCTCGCAGCGCCAGGTGGGCAGGGCACTGCACCGGATGCTCGAGACCGCCCGTGAGACCGGCTCGCCGGTGGGGGTGGTCGGCTCCTCGGGCGTCGAGTACGCGCTGGGCGCGGCCTGGGGCGCGAGTGGCGCCGCCGAGTCATTGCCTGTGCGGCAGCCGACGAAGACGCTCACCGTCGTGGGATCGCTGGCTCCGGCGACCCGGGCGCAGGTGGAGGTGGCGCTCGACGCCGGGTTCGCCCTCGTCGAGGTCGACGACCACGCCCTGGTCGACCCCGAGCGCAGCGCGGCGGCGTGCGCCGACGCGGTCGCCCGCACGGTGGCGGCGCTCGGCCGCCACGACCGCGTGCTGCTGCGCACGCCCGTTCCCGCCGCGGGCGGCGGCGCGGGTGGTGCGGGCGGCGACTCCGCGCCCGTCGACGGCACCGCGCTCGCCGACTCCGCGCCCGTCGACGGCACCGCGCTCGCCGCCGCGCTCGGCGCCGTCACCGCCGAGGTCGTGCGACTCACCTCGGTGCCGCGACTCGTCGTCGCCGGCGGCGACACCTCCGGCTACGTCGCGAAGGCGCTCGGCATCGAGGCGCTGCGGCTCGTGCGCCGCCTGGCTCCCGGAGCGCCGCTGTGCCGCGCCGTGAGCCCCGACCCCGCGCTCCACGACCTCGAACTGTGCCTCAAGGCGGGCCAGATCGGAGACCCCGACTACCTCGTCCTGCTCGCCGAGCTGGGCTCAACCCCTCAGGAAGGAACCTCATGACCACGATCGCCCTCATCGGAGCCGGCGGCAAGATGGGCTCGCGCCTCACCGACAACCTGCTGAAGACCGATTACGAACTGCTCTTCGTCGAACCGAGCGAAGCCGGCATCGCCCGTCTCGCCGAGCGCGGCGGCACCCCCACGAGCCTCGAGGCCGCTGTGGGCGCTGCCGACGTCGTCATCCTCGCCGTTCCCGACAACCGCATCGGTGTCGTCGCCGAGCAGGCGGTTCCGCTCATGAAGTCGGGCGCCACCCTCATCGTGCTCGACGCCGCAGCCCCCTATGCCGGGCACCTGCCCGAGCGCGACGACGTGAGCTTCGTCGCCTGCCACCCCTGCCACCCCTCGGTGTTCAACAACGACGAGACCGAGGCCGCGGCGCAGACCGACTACTTCGGCGGCGTCGCGGCTCGCCAAGACGTGGTGATCGCCCTCATCTCGGGAACCGACGCCGACTACGAGCGCGCCGAGCATGTCGTCCGCGCGTTCTTCGCCCCCGTGCTCACCGCGCACCGCATCACCGTCGAGAACATGGTGCTGCTCGAGCCGGTGCTCGCCGAGACCACCGCCGCCACCTGCGTCGTCATCATCAAGGAGGCGATGGACGAGGCGGTGCGCCGGGGCGTGCCGCAGGAGGCCGCGCGCGCCTTCATCCTGGGTCACGTGAACGTCGAGCTCGCCATCGTGTTCGGCGAGATCGGTTCGCCGTTCTCCGACGGGGCGCTCAAGGCGATCGAGACCGCCAAGGACATCCTGTTCAAGGAGGACTGGAAGCGCGTCTTCGACGACGAGGTCATCGCGGCCAGCGTCGACGAGATCGTCAACCACTAGGCATCAGGGCGAGGAGCGGACCACGATGACGGATGCGGCACACCGGCTAGGCGCGTGGAGCTTCACGCTCTCCGCGGCGGGAGACGTGGAGCACCTCGCCTTCGACGGCCGCGAGGTGCTGCGCGGGCTCCAGTTCGTGGTGCGCGACGACGCGTGGGGCACCATCGCCGGCGACCGCGAGGTCGCCGAGGTGCCCCGCGCTCTCGCCGACGTCGAGGGCACGCCCGGCGCGCGCTTCGAGGCCACCGGCTCCTACGGGTTCCCCGAGGGCAGGGCCGAGTCGGTGGCCACCCTCGTCGTCACGCCGACCGAGCTCCGCTACGAGGTCGACGTGCGCGTGACCGGAACCGTGCTCACGAACCGCATCGGCTTCGTGGCACTGCATCCGCTCACCCTTGCCGGGGCACCGGTCGAGGTGCGTCACGGCGACGGATCGACGGAGGTGTCGGCGTTCCCGCGCCTGGTGTCACCGCACCAGCCGTTCCTCGACCTGGCCGGCCTCGCGCATCCGCTGCCCGGTGCCGCCGGCACCACGGTCGACATCGCGTTCGAGGGCGAGGTGTTCGAGAGTGAAGACCAGCGCAACTGGTCGGATGCGTCGTTCAAGAGCTACAGCCGGCCGCTCGCGCTCCCGTATCCCTACGAGCTCGCCGACGGCGACCTCGTGCGGCAGGCCGTGACCGTGCGGGTCAGCTCGACGCCTGCCGCCGACGAGACGCGGGCACCGGATGCGGTGGTTCGCGACGACGAGGGCGTCTCGGTCGCCGTGGCCGCCGGCTGGGCGGCTCCGGTGGAGCGACCGAGGGTGGGCGTCATGCTCGGCCCCGACGACCTCGCCCTCGGGGCCGCCGGACGCGACCAGCTCATCGAGGCGCTCGGCGTGGATCATCTCCGAGTCGACGTGGAGGCTGCCGGAGACCGGCTGGGCGGTGGGGAGGCGCTCGCCCGTGTCGCGTCGTGGCCCGTCGAGCTCGTCGTGCACCTCGGCCCTCGGCCGGGGGAAGCACTCGGGAGGCTCGCCGCCCTGCTGCGCGAGCACCGTGTTCGCCTCTCCTCGGTGCTGCTGTTCGACCTGGAGCACCCCGCCACGCGCTCTGAGGCCCTCGACGCGCTGAGAGGAGCCCTCGGCACGCTGCTCGAGGGGGTGCCCGTCGCCGTCGGATCCGACGACAATCTCGCCGAGCTCTCCCGCAACGCTCCGGCGACCGTCGACGACGGTGGCCTCAGCTTCGCCCTCAACCCCCAGGTGCACGACCGGCGCGACCGTGCCGTCCTCGAGACGGTGGAAGCGCTGCCCGCGATGATCGAGACTGCCCGCTCCCTCGCGCCCGCCGGCACTCCGATCGGCATCGGGGCACTGACGCTGCGTCCGCGTCGGGTGATCTACCGTCCGGGGCCGATCGACCGCCTCGGGCGAGACGACGACTCCGTCGACCCCCGGCAGCACGGCGACTTCGCCGCAGCCTGGCTCGTCGCGACCCTCGCCGCGCTCGCCGCCGCGGGCGTCGACAGCGTCACCGCGTTCGAGCTCACCGGGCCGCGCGGTGTGGTGCTCCCGGGCACCGCGCGCGGCGGGTCGGGCGTCCCCGACGAGGTGGGCATCTCCGACCTCGTCCCGTCTCCGGCGGGAGTGGTGCTCCCGGGCACCGCGCGCGGCGGGTCGGGCGGCTCCGACGAGGCAGACATCGCCGACCTCGCCCTGTCCCCGGCTGGGGCGGCGCTCGCCGCCTTCGCCGGGGCGCGGCGCCTCGGCACTCCGGTCGTCGACCTCGCGACCGACATCGCCGCCCTCCCGCTCGAGGCACCGGGCGGGCGATCCGTGCTCGTCGCCAACCTCGCCCCGCGCGACCGCACGATCGTCGTGGCCGGCGTCGCGCATCCGTTCTCCCCCTACCAGACCAGACTCCTCCCGGAAGGCCCCACGACGTGACAGACCGCATCCGTGCCCGCTACCTCATCGAGACCCCCCGCGGGCTCGACGCCGCCGCCGAGGCGATGGCGGGGGAGCAGTCGACCGGCACCTTCATCGCGCTCCCCGGCGAGACGCCGGAGCTGCACCGCGAGCACGCGGCGCGGGTCGAGGAGGTCGTGCCGCTCGGCGAGGTCGAGCATCCCTCCCTGGCGGGCGCCACGGGGCCCGGGCCCCACGTGCGCGGCGAGGTCGTGCTCTCGTTCCCGCCCGACAACATGGGCACCGAGTTGCCGAACCTGCTCGCCACCGTGGCCGGCAACCTGTTCGAGCTGCAGCAGCTCTCGGGCATCAGGCTGATCGACCTCGAGCTGCCGGCGGCGTTCGGGGAGGCGCACCCCGGCCCGCAGTTCGCGCTCGAGGGAACCCGGGAGCTCGCCGGAGTGGCGACCGGCCCCATCATCGGCACCATCGTGAAGCCGAGCGTCGGGCTCACCCCCGAGCAGACCGGCGAGCTCGCCGAGCAGCTCGCCCTCGCGGGGCTCGACTTCATCAAAGACGACGAGCTCATGGCCGACTCGCCGCACTCGCCCTTCGAGGAGCGCCTCGACGCCGTGCTCCGCGGGCTCGACCGGGCCGCCGAGGTCACGGGGCGACGGCCGCTGTACGCGGCGAACGTGAGCGGCGAGATCGACGAGATGCGCCGTCGCACCGAGCTCGTCGCCGCGCGGGGCGGCAACTGCGTGATGGTGAACGTGAACGCGGTGGGCATCGCGGGCCTGCGCGACGTGCGGCTGCACAGCAGCCTGCCCATCCACGCGCACCGTGCCGGCTGGGGAGCGCTCACCCGCGACCCGTCGCTCGGCTACTCGTTCCGCGTGTGGCAGCAGCTGTGGCGGCTTGCCGGAGCCGACCACGTGCACGTCAACGGCCTGCGCAACAAGTTCTGGGAGCCCGACGACTCGGTCATCGCCTCGGCCCGCTCGGTGCTCGAGCCCATGAACGGCGGACCGGCCGCGGTTCCCGTGTTCTCCTCCGCCCAATCGGCCGACCAGGCCGCCGACACCTACGCCGCCCTCGGCTCGGCCGACCTGCTGTACGTGTGCGGCGGCGGCATCATGGCCCACCCCGACGGGGTCGCCGCGGGCGTCACGAGCATCAGGCAGGCGTGGGATGCAGCGCTCGCGGGCCGCACGCTCGTCGACTACGCCGAGACGCATCCTGAGCTCGCAGCGGCACTGGCCACCTTCGGAGACCGGCGGGCCTGATGATCGGCCTGTCGAGCTACGCCTACCAGTGGCGCCTCGACGCGGGCGCCGGCGACCGCTGGACGATCGAGCGGGTGATCGAGGATGCAGCACGGCTCGGAGTGGGGTTGGTGCAGCTGTGCGACCTGCCGGAGCTCGACCGGATGGCCGGGGAGGGTGTGTCGCGCATCCGTCTCGCGCAGTTGCGGCGGCTCGGTGACCAGCTCGGGGTTCGCTTCGAGGTGGGCACCAAGGGCATCGCGCCGGCGCACCTGCTCGCCTACCTCGACATCGCCGGTGAGCTCGGCAGCCCGCTGGTGCGGTCGATGCTCGTCACCCCGGCCCATCGGCCCACGCCCGTCGAGGCCGAGACGGCCCTGCGCGGCGTGCTGCCCGCCTACGAGGCCGCCGGTGCGACGCTCGCCCTCGAGACGTACGAGCAGGTGGCCACCGCCGAGCTCGTCGACCTCGTCGCGACGATCGACTCGCCCCGGCTCGGCATCTGCCTCGACCCGGGCAACGTCGTCGCGCGGCTCGAGCACCCGGCCGACGTCGTGGCGCTCACCGCGCCGTGGGTGCGCAACCTCCACGTGAAGGACTTCGCGTTCACCCGCAGCCCCGACATGGTGGGGTTCCGCTTCGCGGGTTGTCCGATGGGGGAAGGACTGCTCGACTACGACGGGCTGATGGCTGCCGTGCAGCCCGGACGGCGCGGTATCAGCCGCATCGTCGAGCAGTGGGTGCCGTGGCAGGGCGACTCCGCCCGCACCGTCGCTTGCGAGACGGAGTGGGCCGAGCACGCCGTCCGCTGGCTGCGCGCCGCAGACGCGCGGGGCGCCCGTCCCGCCCCCGAGCGGCCCGCCCCGGCGTGACCGTTCGAGCGGTATGAGAATCGGGCCGCCGAGCCTCCCCAGGGCTCGAGCGTGCGATTCTCATACCGCTCCGACGGTCACGCCCTGCCGTCGAGGAACGCGCGGTACTCGGCCGCGTACGCGAGCAGCCCTTCGGCGAGGGAGTCGAACGCGGAGTGCACGCCGAGCTGGTCCCGCACCGGGGCCATCTCGAGCACGCCTCGGTAGCGGCTCTCGACGCCGGTGGGGTCGAGGTCGTCGTCGGTCACCTCGAGCCGAGCCTCCGGGAACGTCTCCCGCACGACCTCGGCGAACTCGAGCGGCGACAGCAGCGGGCGGCCCGTTCCCGCGTTGAAGACGCGATCGCACGACGCGTCGCAGTCGACGAGGGCCGCGAAGATCGCGGCGACGTCGTGCACGGGCGTGAAGTCGCGCAGCGGGCCCCGGCTCGCCACCG contains the following coding sequences:
- a CDS encoding ABC transporter permease is translated as MSKLRQLALGNVPIILLVVVFVIFSLLDPRFFDLQTLGNIARSTAYIGIVAVGMTLVLMTAGIDLSVGSMLYLVAVVVGQIINTAAIPVFVVPLLAIGVGLVLGAVNGFAISFLRVIPFIVTLAMLTVFRGIGLGLSDSREVNYPDVIGALGSQPILGIPLPVWVFAIVVLIAHIVVTRTPFGRQLLATGEDRAAAERAGIPVRRILFTVYVIAGGLTGLASFVAMTQLRTAAPGFGSGDEFDAIAAAVLGGTSLFGGRGSVFPGTVVGALLIQLIQTGLQFLQVDLYVTPMIQAGIILLAVFVDALRTGRLEKLTRRVVMSERTEELTP
- a CDS encoding four-carbon acid sugar kinase family protein: MNTDLAPLDPPADGLVVAFYGDDFTGSTDVMETLEDAGLPTLLFLEPPTPEQLAAHPEARAVGVAGVSRTMTPAQMHEELPPAFRALAALGAPLVHYKICSTFDSSPTVGSIGRATELLRAELGDGPTPLVVGVPQLGRYTAFGTLFARYGSEVYRLDRHPTMTVHPMTPMHEADLREHLRPQTALPVALVDLRELDGDDDTVGRSVASRLAEAEGLVLLDVDDLGSQRQVGRALHRMLETARETGSPVGVVGSSGVEYALGAAWGASGAAESLPVRQPTKTLTVVGSLAPATRAQVEVALDAGFALVEVDDHALVDPERSAAACADAVARTVAALGRHDRVLLRTPVPAAGGGAGGAGGDSAPVDGTALADSAPVDGTALAAALGAVTAEVVRLTSVPRLVVAGGDTSGYVAKALGIEALRLVRRLAPGAPLCRAVSPDPALHDLELCLKAGQIGDPDYLVLLAELGSTPQEGTS
- a CDS encoding phosphogluconate dehydrogenase C-terminal domain-containing protein; this translates as MTTIALIGAGGKMGSRLTDNLLKTDYELLFVEPSEAGIARLAERGGTPTSLEAAVGAADVVILAVPDNRIGVVAEQAVPLMKSGATLIVLDAAAPYAGHLPERDDVSFVACHPCHPSVFNNDETEAAAQTDYFGGVAARQDVVIALISGTDADYERAEHVVRAFFAPVLTAHRITVENMVLLEPVLAETTAATCVVIIKEAMDEAVRRGVPQEAARAFILGHVNVELAIVFGEIGSPFSDGALKAIETAKDILFKEDWKRVFDDEVIAASVDEIVNH
- a CDS encoding ribulose-bisphosphate carboxylase large subunit family protein, which translates into the protein MTDRIRARYLIETPRGLDAAAEAMAGEQSTGTFIALPGETPELHREHAARVEEVVPLGEVEHPSLAGATGPGPHVRGEVVLSFPPDNMGTELPNLLATVAGNLFELQQLSGIRLIDLELPAAFGEAHPGPQFALEGTRELAGVATGPIIGTIVKPSVGLTPEQTGELAEQLALAGLDFIKDDELMADSPHSPFEERLDAVLRGLDRAAEVTGRRPLYAANVSGEIDEMRRRTELVAARGGNCVMVNVNAVGIAGLRDVRLHSSLPIHAHRAGWGALTRDPSLGYSFRVWQQLWRLAGADHVHVNGLRNKFWEPDDSVIASARSVLEPMNGGPAAVPVFSSAQSADQAADTYAALGSADLLYVCGGGIMAHPDGVAAGVTSIRQAWDAALAGRTLVDYAETHPELAAALATFGDRRA
- a CDS encoding sugar phosphate isomerase/epimerase family protein, with product MIGLSSYAYQWRLDAGAGDRWTIERVIEDAARLGVGLVQLCDLPELDRMAGEGVSRIRLAQLRRLGDQLGVRFEVGTKGIAPAHLLAYLDIAGELGSPLVRSMLVTPAHRPTPVEAETALRGVLPAYEAAGATLALETYEQVATAELVDLVATIDSPRLGICLDPGNVVARLEHPADVVALTAPWVRNLHVKDFAFTRSPDMVGFRFAGCPMGEGLLDYDGLMAAVQPGRRGISRIVEQWVPWQGDSARTVACETEWAEHAVRWLRAADARGARPAPERPAPA